From Bombyx mori chromosome 10, ASM3026992v2, a single genomic window includes:
- the LOC101744424 gene encoding A-kinase anchor protein 10, mitochondrial isoform X2, translating into MQYMETIGQHLLVKCWLDLEDFKSHFRNTDNVRKNNFVFCKTQSCDLYCDHSHLQSKIEHKEKISQKANCHNTVINTNNTNITVLSSTSSCGSLFDQVVLNMYGNNKKSQNSTEEAVNLFKKYIALEAPYQIDIPDNVRKSVITNICHVDGPTEDCFKSVQDMLFTRIEENHFGDFLNTPLYIKAQIDILTNGSLQLKDILYNDTLLFYFTEYLEQESCRILLEFLMAIIHFRDNLINNNNDNADQAQADAIVIYEKYFSLQATNPLGFPTDIRLKIESEICRENGPQYDCFDLPYRIVYMTVTHYVKTFLESNMYYKYLSEMIHSVDYNMSSLNHKSYSDCSSEYSVSTQNTLLAMGDPVFRRKKRNHSVPDMTIDSNQLYNADSLWKRTRHEGLTLGRINSLGRFESKFEPDPDKKESVLKKMVNRFVPISTSKVEEEMAWQIAHMIVKDVTDLTMAPPDNEEEEM; encoded by the coding sequence ATGCAATACATGGAAACCATCGGACAACATTTACTTGTTAAATGTTGGCTAGATTTGGAAGATTTCAAATCACACTTTAGAAATACAGACAAtgttagaaaaaataattttgtattctGTAAAACTCAGAGCTGTGATCTATATTGTGATCACAGTCATTTACAGTCCAAAATTGAGCACAAGGAAAAAATCTCACAAAAAGCCAACTGTCACAACACTGTGATAAacacaaataatacaaatataacAGTGTTATCTTCTACTAGTTCATGTGGAAGTTTATTTGACCAGGTAGTGCTAAATATGTAcgggaataataaaaaatctcaaaattcCACTGAAGAAGctgtaaatttattcaaaaagtATATAGCTTTAGAAGCACCATATCAGATAGATATACCTGATAATGTAAGAAAATCAGTGATAACAAATATTTGTCATGTGGATGGACCGACTGAAGACTGTTTTAAGTCAGTGCAAGATATGCTATTTACTCGAATCGAAGAAAATCATTTTGGTGACTTCCTCAATACTCCACTTTATATCAAAGCACAAATAGATATACTCACAAATGGCTCTCTCCAATTGAAAGATATTTTATACAATGACACACTCTTATTTTACTTCACTGAATATTTGGAACAAGAATCTTGTAGGATATTGCTTGAATTTTTAATGGCCATTATACATTTCAGAGATAacttaatcaataataataatgataatgctGATCAAGCTCAAGCTGACGCCATTGTAATATACGAAAAATACTTTTCCTTACAAGCAACTAACCCACTTGGTTTCCCAACAGATATTAGACTTAAAATCGAGAGTGAAATATGTAGAGAAAACGGACCTCAGTATGATTGTTTTGATCTGCCTTATCGAATAGTTTATATGACAGTTACCCATTATGTGAAAACATTTCTTGAATCCAATATGTACTATAAATATCTTTCAGAAATGATCCACTCTGTGGATTATAATATGTCATCGCTAAATCATAAGTCTTATTCTGACTGTAGCAGTGAATATAGTGTCAGTACACAAAATACATTGCTGGCAATGGGGGATCCAGTCTTCCGAAGAAAAAAACGCAACCACTCTGTACCTGATATGACGATAGACTCTAATCAGCTTTACAATGCAGATTCACTATGGAAAAGAACTAGACATGAAGGCCTTACTTTAGGAAGAATAAATAGTTTAGGTAGGTTTGAATCCAAGTTTGAACCAGATCCAGACAAAAAAGaatctgttttaaaaaaaatggtaaatcGCTTTGTGCCAATAAGTACATCTAAAGTAGAAGAAGAAATGGCTTGGCAAATAGCCCACATGATTGTAAAAGATGTAACAGATCTGACTATGGCACCACCAGAtaatgaagaagaagaaatgtaA
- the LOC101744424 gene encoding A-kinase anchor protein 10, mitochondrial isoform X1, which yields MIKFWKSAAKGKSGCPVRPPEKTSETTVDFNNILSSTQFLHDIKDSEDIFEKKSKLSLSLNDTLLKRKATTYFMQYMETIGQHLLVKCWLDLEDFKSHFRNTDNVRKNNFVFCKTQSCDLYCDHSHLQSKIEHKEKISQKANCHNTVINTNNTNITVLSSTSSCGSLFDQVVLNMYGNNKKSQNSTEEAVNLFKKYIALEAPYQIDIPDNVRKSVITNICHVDGPTEDCFKSVQDMLFTRIEENHFGDFLNTPLYIKAQIDILTNGSLQLKDILYNDTLLFYFTEYLEQESCRILLEFLMAIIHFRDNLINNNNDNADQAQADAIVIYEKYFSLQATNPLGFPTDIRLKIESEICRENGPQYDCFDLPYRIVYMTVTHYVKTFLESNMYYKYLSEMIHSVDYNMSSLNHKSYSDCSSEYSVSTQNTLLAMGDPVFRRKKRNHSVPDMTIDSNQLYNADSLWKRTRHEGLTLGRINSLGRFESKFEPDPDKKESVLKKMVNRFVPISTSKVEEEMAWQIAHMIVKDVTDLTMAPPDNEEEEM from the exons atgataaagtttTGGAAAAGTGCAG cAAAGGGCAAAAGCGGGTGCCCTGTGCGACCTCCTGAGAAGACTTCTGAAACTACTGTTGATTTCAATAACATACTAAGTAGTACGCAATTTCTTCATGACATTAAAG ATTCTGAAGATATTTTTGAAAAGAAATCCAAGTTGTCGTTGTCATTAAATGACACTCTCCTTAAAAGAAAAGCAACTACGTATTTTATGCAATACATGGAAACCATCGGACAACATTTACTTGTTAAATGTTGGCTAGATTTGGAAGATTTCAAATCACACTTTAGAAATACAGACAAtgttagaaaaaataattttgtattctGTAAAACTCAGAGCTGTGATCTATATTGTGATCACAGTCATTTACAGTCCAAAATTGAGCACAAGGAAAAAATCTCACAAAAAGCCAACTGTCACAACACTGTGATAAacacaaataatacaaatataacAGTGTTATCTTCTACTAGTTCATGTGGAAGTTTATTTGACCAGGTAGTGCTAAATATGTAcgggaataataaaaaatctcaaaattcCACTGAAGAAGctgtaaatttattcaaaaagtATATAGCTTTAGAAGCACCATATCAGATAGATATACCTGATAATGTAAGAAAATCAGTGATAACAAATATTTGTCATGTGGATGGACCGACTGAAGACTGTTTTAAGTCAGTGCAAGATATGCTATTTACTCGAATCGAAGAAAATCATTTTGGTGACTTCCTCAATACTCCACTTTATATCAAAGCACAAATAGATATACTCACAAATGGCTCTCTCCAATTGAAAGATATTTTATACAATGACACACTCTTATTTTACTTCACTGAATATTTGGAACAAGAATCTTGTAGGATATTGCTTGAATTTTTAATGGCCATTATACATTTCAGAGATAacttaatcaataataataatgataatgctGATCAAGCTCAAGCTGACGCCATTGTAATATACGAAAAATACTTTTCCTTACAAGCAACTAACCCACTTGGTTTCCCAACAGATATTAGACTTAAAATCGAGAGTGAAATATGTAGAGAAAACGGACCTCAGTATGATTGTTTTGATCTGCCTTATCGAATAGTTTATATGACAGTTACCCATTATGTGAAAACATTTCTTGAATCCAATATGTACTATAAATATCTTTCAGAAATGATCCACTCTGTGGATTATAATATGTCATCGCTAAATCATAAGTCTTATTCTGACTGTAGCAGTGAATATAGTGTCAGTACACAAAATACATTGCTGGCAATGGGGGATCCAGTCTTCCGAAGAAAAAAACGCAACCACTCTGTACCTGATATGACGATAGACTCTAATCAGCTTTACAATGCAGATTCACTATGGAAAAGAACTAGACATGAAGGCCTTACTTTAGGAAGAATAAATAGTTTAGGTAGGTTTGAATCCAAGTTTGAACCAGATCCAGACAAAAAAGaatctgttttaaaaaaaatggtaaatcGCTTTGTGCCAATAAGTACATCTAAAGTAGAAGAAGAAATGGCTTGGCAAATAGCCCACATGATTGTAAAAGATGTAACAGATCTGACTATGGCACCACCAGAtaatgaagaagaagaaatgtaA